In a single window of the Prosthecobacter sp. SYSU 5D2 genome:
- a CDS encoding Ig-like domain-containing protein, whose product MATPETKSPRLFVAAMLGAMALQPLHAEVPEPETVFYGKIVNRSSGQMYQVTSGTLQVTVAGEGIPAVELTSQIQPHADGKYSYVLKMPHQAKSLDLNVEAGQLPLHTSDRGFENISIRVDGQVARPLGSNSTLFTASQPKRGEAHRLDLEVFTDLEDTDEDGIPDWWEELYGLDKQDPLDAAERWGDNFYTYRQAYDLGLNPLTDDRVPALLTSEVLIMENGATGLLLRTVASTSTPAQIVYRITSLPDGGDLVLRNARPDPVRSHRKLLEGESFSQADLDAGLVEFIHEDPTVSTTALEVAISSSDPEMEPVEGEVAFNVYRPVAAEGRGGEAWLSETFSLRKNDSVLGIWTRRATEAFADDWTGGALQQDWIAAFLLARWHGYTVWDGTAEMPARNIAVPSAGMSAADYKKSFVKSFGPARKHVLFAGHGESRIEGGMNDDVLIAGNLKTALKGNAGADIFVVSENQTTIEDYKSAEGDLLDLSRILKGWPGPLDEKMEISLNAGNTWLTFALSDEDEAVVILKGLNLTAKQVEALRKKGRFFSGAQAGAALATNRSPEAVADEGYVVAGQPVSISVLANDYDPDGDSLTLSGVTQGTAGTVQILNSVVVYQPGPGFAGSDSFTYTVNDGRNGTATGKVAISYPYPAAAGTYITLAFDTEGAPIGQLTLTLLRTGHFSAKLNFGGINYAGKGVFGASGAALVTLKGGKGTVDVALTIDLGDPEYPLTGTVTGGTLAGTLAVSFATANARLAPTVIKRYTVMAQPPEGDTALRGHSIATMTVSKTYIAKIAGRLADGTAFTASSKQDKTGGIHWTRKLYKGGGWVLGQMSVADSGGQEPTAALKWSKPDGAEPAFVAALPAQISLYLPPTATTVSVFDFPNGTDRKVDFEMQDGGLLLPVEQVLTLGNSDRVTPVLPVKKLAIKRPSGLFTGTALVDGASYPVQGVILQNANAGYGFFLNAPSSGSVKLLPK is encoded by the coding sequence ATGGCTACTCCGGAAACTAAATCCCCCAGGCTCTTCGTCGCCGCGATGCTGGGGGCCATGGCTCTGCAGCCTCTCCATGCAGAGGTCCCCGAACCGGAAACCGTCTTCTACGGGAAGATCGTCAACCGCAGTTCAGGGCAGATGTATCAGGTGACCAGCGGCACCCTGCAAGTGACGGTGGCGGGGGAAGGTATCCCGGCGGTGGAGCTGACCTCCCAGATCCAGCCGCATGCGGATGGCAAATACTCGTATGTGCTGAAGATGCCGCACCAGGCGAAGTCCCTGGACCTGAACGTGGAAGCCGGGCAGCTGCCGCTGCACACTTCCGACCGGGGTTTTGAAAACATCAGCATCCGGGTGGATGGCCAGGTGGCCCGCCCGCTGGGCAGCAACAGCACTTTGTTTACTGCCTCCCAGCCCAAGCGTGGGGAGGCCCACCGCCTGGATCTGGAGGTCTTCACTGACCTGGAGGATACCGATGAAGACGGCATCCCGGACTGGTGGGAGGAGCTTTATGGCCTGGACAAACAGGACCCGCTGGACGCCGCCGAACGGTGGGGTGACAATTTTTATACGTATCGTCAAGCCTATGATCTGGGGCTGAATCCCCTGACGGATGATCGTGTGCCGGCTCTGCTGACTTCCGAAGTGCTGATCATGGAAAACGGCGCCACCGGGCTGCTGTTGCGCACCGTCGCCTCCACCAGCACGCCGGCCCAGATCGTCTATCGCATCACCAGTCTGCCGGATGGCGGAGATCTGGTTTTGCGCAATGCCCGGCCGGATCCTGTGCGCTCCCACCGGAAGCTGCTGGAAGGGGAATCCTTTTCCCAGGCCGATCTTGATGCCGGGCTGGTGGAGTTTATTCATGAGGATCCTACGGTGAGCACCACCGCGCTGGAAGTGGCCATCAGCAGCAGTGACCCGGAGATGGAGCCTGTGGAGGGAGAGGTGGCTTTTAATGTTTACCGGCCTGTTGCAGCCGAAGGGCGCGGGGGTGAAGCCTGGTTGAGTGAAACCTTTTCTTTGCGGAAGAATGACAGTGTCCTGGGCATCTGGACGCGGCGTGCCACGGAGGCCTTTGCCGATGACTGGACCGGGGGCGCGCTGCAGCAGGACTGGATCGCCGCTTTTCTTCTGGCGCGCTGGCATGGCTACACCGTCTGGGACGGCACAGCGGAAATGCCTGCGCGCAACATCGCCGTGCCGAGTGCCGGGATGTCGGCTGCGGATTATAAAAAGTCCTTCGTCAAGAGCTTTGGCCCGGCACGCAAGCACGTGCTTTTTGCGGGTCATGGCGAAAGCCGGATCGAGGGCGGCATGAATGATGATGTGCTCATCGCCGGCAACCTGAAAACTGCCCTGAAAGGCAACGCCGGGGCGGACATTTTTGTGGTCTCGGAAAACCAGACGACGATTGAAGACTACAAGTCTGCTGAAGGGGATCTCCTGGATCTGAGCCGCATCCTGAAGGGATGGCCCGGACCGCTGGATGAAAAGATGGAGATCAGTCTGAATGCCGGCAACACCTGGCTGACCTTCGCCCTGTCGGATGAGGATGAGGCAGTGGTCATTCTGAAAGGCCTCAATCTCACGGCCAAGCAGGTGGAGGCTCTCCGGAAGAAGGGCCGCTTCTTCAGCGGTGCGCAGGCCGGGGCTGCGCTGGCGACCAACCGTTCTCCAGAGGCGGTGGCCGATGAGGGTTATGTCGTTGCAGGCCAGCCGGTCTCCATCTCCGTGCTGGCCAATGACTATGATCCAGACGGTGATTCCCTGACCCTGTCCGGTGTCACCCAGGGAACCGCAGGCACAGTGCAGATTCTCAACAGCGTTGTGGTCTATCAGCCAGGACCTGGATTTGCAGGCTCGGATTCATTTACCTATACGGTGAACGACGGACGCAATGGAACGGCCACCGGCAAGGTGGCCATCTCGTATCCGTATCCTGCTGCCGCAGGCACCTACATCACTCTGGCGTTTGACACTGAAGGCGCACCCATCGGTCAGCTGACACTGACGCTGCTGCGCACGGGTCATTTTTCTGCGAAGCTTAACTTCGGCGGAATCAACTACGCGGGCAAAGGCGTCTTCGGTGCCAGCGGCGCTGCCTTGGTGACGCTGAAAGGCGGCAAAGGGACGGTGGATGTGGCGCTCACCATTGACCTGGGCGACCCGGAGTATCCGCTCACGGGCACTGTGACGGGTGGGACTCTCGCAGGCACGCTGGCCGTCTCGTTTGCCACTGCCAATGCCAGGCTGGCTCCGACGGTGATCAAGCGATATACCGTCATGGCGCAGCCACCGGAGGGTGACACGGCGTTGCGAGGGCACAGCATCGCGACGATGACCGTCTCCAAGACCTACATCGCCAAGATCGCAGGCAGGCTGGCCGATGGCACAGCCTTCACGGCGTCCAGCAAACAGGACAAGACGGGCGGCATCCACTGGACCCGCAAACTGTATAAAGGTGGCGGCTGGGTGCTGGGCCAGATGTCGGTGGCTGACAGCGGCGGGCAGGAACCCACGGCTGCACTGAAGTGGTCCAAACCGGACGGTGCTGAGCCCGCCTTTGTCGCCGCTCTGCCTGCGCAAATCAGCCTATACTTGCCGCCGACTGCGACCACCGTCAGCGTTTTCGATTTCCCCAATGGCACTGACCGGAAGGTGGACTTTGAGATGCAGGACGGAGGATTGTTGCTGCCTGTTGAGCAAGTGTTGACCCTTGGCAACAGTGACCGTGTCACGCCGGTGCTCCCGGTGAAAAAGCTGGCCATCAAACGGCCCAGCGGCCTGTTCACAGGTACTGCCCTCGTGGACGGGGCCTCGTATCCGGTTCAGGGGGTGATTCTTCAAAATGCCAATGCCGGGTATGGCTTCTTCCTCAACGCGCCCTCCTCGGGCTCTGTGAAACTGCTCCCCAAATGA
- a CDS encoding peptidyl-prolyl cis-trans isomerase: MTRVLAFAAGAGLVVLTGCSRQAHEEGAVLARVGDVSLSDGDFKQLLQLQERIRPNETEADPKAVLQEWVDREVLVQNAVKAGVREDPKVQEMIRDLLIAEYKQRQLVPELEAVTVTEEEIKAAYEEQQNQFIMPERVRLAILFLSSSSRAEGEDALAPRRRLQSALDMARQAEPEAKAGARKDFGALAASFSEDQETRYRGGDIGWVERERFPARLDPVVIETGFALTEPGQYSDVIIGRAGFYVVKLLDRKPAAPVPLAQATPTLTHQLTEKKKAQVQTHFETGLREGLTVEIHPERLQGLHAAIAEKTPPSIP; this comes from the coding sequence ATGACAAGGGTTCTGGCCTTTGCCGCAGGTGCGGGACTGGTGGTGCTTACCGGCTGCTCCCGGCAGGCCCATGAAGAGGGGGCCGTGCTGGCGCGCGTGGGCGATGTGTCGTTGAGTGATGGGGATTTCAAACAGCTGCTCCAGCTTCAGGAACGCATCCGCCCCAATGAGACCGAGGCCGATCCGAAAGCGGTGCTGCAGGAATGGGTGGACCGTGAAGTGCTGGTGCAAAATGCCGTCAAGGCAGGCGTGAGGGAGGATCCCAAAGTGCAGGAAATGATCCGCGACCTGCTGATCGCCGAATACAAGCAGCGGCAGCTCGTGCCTGAGCTGGAGGCCGTGACGGTGACCGAAGAGGAGATCAAGGCTGCTTACGAAGAACAACAAAACCAATTCATCATGCCTGAACGGGTGAGGCTGGCGATCCTGTTTTTAAGCTCCTCTTCCCGGGCCGAAGGTGAGGATGCTTTGGCCCCCCGCAGGCGGTTGCAATCCGCCCTGGACATGGCCAGACAGGCTGAACCCGAGGCCAAGGCCGGTGCACGCAAGGACTTCGGCGCCCTGGCTGCCTCTTTTTCCGAGGACCAGGAAACCCGGTATCGTGGCGGGGACATCGGCTGGGTGGAGCGGGAGCGTTTTCCGGCACGGCTGGACCCGGTGGTGATCGAGACCGGGTTCGCCCTCACAGAGCCCGGCCAGTACAGTGATGTCATCATCGGCCGTGCAGGGTTTTATGTGGTGAAACTTTTGGACCGGAAGCCGGCCGCCCCGGTGCCGCTGGCGCAGGCCACGCCGACGCTCACGCATCAGCTGACCGAGAAGAAAAAAGCCCAAGTGCAGACCCATTTTGAGACCGGCCTCCGTGAGGGGCTGACTGTCGAGATTCACCCAGAGCGGCTCCAAGGCCTCCATGCGGCCATTGCCGAAAAAACCCCTCCATCCATTCCATGA